A genomic window from Pseudomonas leptonychotis includes:
- a CDS encoding DJ-1 family glyoxalase III, which yields MTQRALISIADGVEDLECVTLIDVLRRAEIEVVVASIESRRMITCARGTRLTADTMLVDVLAQPFDLIVLPGGMPGAQRLAESEPLAERVREQAKAGKLFAAICAAPAVALQQYGVLKQRRMTCYPTFSDRLSGCVFVDQPVVVDGNCITSQGPGTALEFALTLVEQLAGRSMRKQVAEAMLVG from the coding sequence ATGACCCAACGCGCCCTTATCAGCATCGCCGATGGCGTAGAAGACCTTGAGTGCGTGACACTGATCGATGTGTTGCGCCGTGCCGAGATCGAGGTGGTGGTGGCCAGTATCGAAAGTCGACGGATGATCACCTGTGCCCGTGGCACGCGCCTGACGGCCGACACCATGCTGGTGGATGTACTGGCCCAGCCCTTCGACCTGATTGTGCTACCCGGTGGCATGCCCGGCGCGCAGCGTCTGGCGGAGAGTGAACCGTTGGCCGAGCGAGTGCGTGAACAGGCCAAGGCCGGCAAGTTGTTCGCCGCCATCTGCGCGGCGCCTGCTGTGGCCTTGCAGCAGTACGGCGTGCTCAAGCAGCGGCGCATGACCTGCTATCCGACCTTTAGTGATCGCCTGAGCGGCTGTGTGTTTGTTGATCAGCCCGTGGTGGTGGACGGCAATTGCATCACCAGTCAGGGCCCAGGCACAGCTCTGGAGTTTGCTCTGACCCTGGTCGAGCAGTTGGCTGGCCGCTCCATGCGCAAGCAGGTGGCGGAGGCCATGCTGGTCGGTTAA